The Fusarium oxysporum f. sp. lycopersici 4287 chromosome 1, whole genome shotgun sequence DNA segment ATTGCTTCGGTAGGTGGAGGCGGATGGTGGAGGGACTGGCAACCCGCAGAGAATCGCTTCTGGTACGTTGGGCAGTTGCAGAATAATAGGGGCTAAGATCACAGGACGGTACAAGAGTTGGACAGTACCACAAGGTAAGTCTTCAACATCACTCATGTACTACAATATCGAGATGGTGTATAGACAACTCCTGAAGCTCGGCAACCAGCCAAATCATTCCACATTAAACGCCGACCATCACTCGCACAGCAACTAGACGTTATCTTGagtcatcaaagaagctcTGCCTCACGAATTTTCATGTCTAGAATCTCAAGTTACTCTGGCAGCAAGTCAGTTGCTCGGTGACATTGACTAACAAGGCAATAGACTGGATTGGATGGAGCCAGGTATGGGCGGTGCTCAGACAAGGATCCAGTCGAAATGAGGCACTGAATGGATCTCGTTCACATCAGGCTTAGCCAGGGACAAAGTAAATTACAATCATGATGAGAGTTCACCGTGATTGCCGGCACAGCGACTGTATAATCTCATCAACTATCAAGCCAACAAGTGTCCTCGATACTCGGCCCCTCAAAGGCGCCTGAGAACATGAAACAATAAGGAGCTACGTATTATGATTAGTAGCTAGCTATTCCTGGACTGCAACGTTTGACGAAGGATTGTTATGCAGCATTGACAGTCAAACACCAGCCAATGGTCCATCGACGAGGTGTAGAAGAGAAATCGAATACAATGTCGAATGGCTCAAATCAGTCGAAATGAACACACaagatcaacctcaacatggGACGGACCGGCCGCAGACTAATGTTAGCAGTTTGACTACGAATACGTACCACATCATTCGTTCATTAATTCATATAATTACcccttattttattttattttatttcATTTCATCCCATCCCATACCATGCTTCCGCTTCTCCCACGTTGTCTCGGCTCTGAAGTTATTCCTTCGGCTCCCCCGCGGCTATCCTACAGGTTCATCCAATAACATTTTCCCGTACAACTTAATCTTTTCAATGGACGCTTTGAAGCTTTGATGGTGATATTGGAACACATGAGCTTGTGTGGGGTCTGCTGTGTCTCATATGCCCTCCCCACATCCCCCGATCGAAGCTCTCGTTCCAGGTAAATTGTATCCAGTGGACCATTGACATCCAAGGGCTCTTTCGTTGGATCTTGACTATGCGCTCACGTCGTATGAGAACTGGGATTAGATCCATCTCGTTGTTGGCGTGACCTTTAATTGATATCAGATGTGAGCCGAGTATCGGCCAACAATAAATGCTCCCAGGCAAGGTTAATATATACAGATGTTTGTTCAGACATATCGGTACACTTAATAGAAATGTAGTCGAGAAATAGAACATGGGAAAACATCTTGAAATGAATGGGATATATTGTCAATTGTAATTCAAAAGTGCAGTCAACATAAACTTTGTATGCTTGGCGCCGTCGGCCTGGCCACTTTTTACCCGATACCAAAAATCCATACAACATTTCTTACCCGTTCCGATCTTCGGACAAAAGAACTTGAACTTCCTCTCAACTCCAATTGTgcccatcatgtctttcCGCACCCTCAGAATCGGTACAGCACGCCACCGCCAACTCGATCCAATATCTAGCTAACATGTTGACTTACAGGCCTCATCCCCGGTGATGGCATCGGCAAGGAGGTCATCCCCGCCGGCCGCCGCAttctcgaagctcttcccGCATCTCTTGGCCTCAAATTCGACTTTGTCGACCTCAAGGCTGGCTTCGAGACCTTTGAGCAGACCGGCGCTGCGCTCCCCGACAAGACTGTCGAGGTTCTCAAGAACGAGTGCGATGGTGCGCTTTTTGGAGCTGTGAGCTCGCCTACACAGGCTGTCAAGGGTTACTCATCGCCCATTGTCGCTCTGCGAAAAAAGCTCGACCTCTACGCCAACGTCCGTCCCGTCAAGACTGTCATGACCGCTGCTAAGCCTATCGACATGGTCATTGTCCGCGAGAACACTGAGGATCTGTACGTCAAGCAGGAGCAGACCCATGAGACTCCCGAGGGCAAGGTTGCCGAGGCTATTAAGCGCATTTCCGAGAAGGCTTCGTTCCGCATTGCTACCATGGCTGGTGACATTGCTCTGCGTCGCCAGAAGATCCGTGATGCTGGTGCCTCTAGCATTCACAAGTCTCCCCTTGTCACCATCACCCACAAGTCCAACGTCCTGTCCCAGACCGACGGTCTCTTCCGCGCTACCTCCAAGAAGGCCCTTGCCGATCCCAAGTTCTCATCTGTTGCCGTTGAGGAGCAGATTGTCGACTCTATGGTTTACAAGCTCTTCCGTCAGCCCGAGGACTACGACGTCATTGTCGCTCCTAACCTGTACGGTGACATTCTCTCCGACggtgctgctgctcttgtcgGCAGCTTGGGTCTCGTCCCCAGTGCCAACGTTGGTGAGGGCTTCGCTATTGGCGAGCCTTGCCACGGCAGTGCTCCCGATATTCAGGGCCAGAACATCGCCAACCCCATTGCTACTCTCCGATCCACTGCTCTGATGCTCGAGTTCCTcaacgaggaggaggctgctgctaAGATCTAcgctgctgttgatggtAACCTTGAGGAGGGCAAGCTCCTGAGCCCCGACCTGGGTGGTAAGGCCACTACCGAGGAGGTTGTCGCTGACATTCTCCGACGCCtgtaaaatatataaaacgTCAAAAGTTGGTAGCTAGATCAGATATCCCATGCTGTTTGAACATGTGATGATACAGCTAGTTTTTGGATACAGCTTGGAAATCCGTGTGAAGATTCGTTTGTTTTAAAGATCTAGAGAGGATTGTATATGGTATACGTTTTTCTATCCATCTTTTCTAAATACCTCCGTCAAAAGAGGTGCCCCTATCCAGCTTCTACAATTCATTTGTGTATCATTGACTTCCAAGCCTCTACCAAGGAGTCGTTTTCGTATGACATTATATTACAAGATCGTGCACCCATTCGTGTGTTATACAATAGCAGAGACAACATTGTCTGCGCTTAGGCCGTTACATCACTGATGTGCTGGGCCATGATACATCTTCAGCTCCAGTGACTAGCTTATTTGGTTCGCTTagcctcaagctcagcctGATACTTGGCGACCAGTTCCTTTCTATAAAGTTGTTAGTGCTTATTCTTTCGCAATGATGCAGAGATACAtactgaagatgaggaggagcaggGGCGTAGTGGCTAAACTCCATGCTGAACTCGCCCTTGCCCTGAGTGGCAGCACGAAGCTGAGAGCTGAAGCCAAACATGGCGTTCAGACTGCAGTCACAGATGAGTGTGAAATCCTCGCTACCAATATCGGTATCGTGAATGGTGGCGTTACGCTTGTTCATAAGCATAAGAATGTTACCCTGGAACTCGTTGGGGGCAGTGATAGTGGTCTTCATGAGGGGCTCGAGCACCTGACCACCAGCATCGGAGAAAGCCTTCTTGAAAGCCATCTGGGTGGCCAAGTTGAAAGCATAATCGGAAGAATCAGTAACGTGAGTAGCACCATCGTTGACAACCATCTTGGCGCCGATAACCTTGTGGCCCAGGAGAGGACCCTTCTCACAGACAACGTCGAAACCCTTGGCACAGGCAGAGAGGAACTTGTCGGGAATGTGACCACCAACGACCTGGCTCTCATAATGATTCTCATCAGGCTTGTCGTTGGGCTCAATCCATCCAGCAACACGGGCGAAGTCACCAGGACCACCACTCTGTCGCTTCAGAAGGTAGTCATAGTCGGCTCGTCGGGCAATTGTCTCTCGGTAGGCAACACGGGGCTGGCCAGTGACACACTCTGTCTTGTACTCGCGTCGGAGACGTTCCACATAGACCTCAAGGTGCAATTCACCCATACCGGAAATGATAGTCTCCTCACTCTCGGCGTCAACGTGGACACGGAAAGTGGGATCCTCACGCTGGAATCGGTTCATGGCCTTACTGAAGTTGTCGGCATCACCGGTTcgcttgggcttgatggaAAGAGACATGACAGCATCAGGAACGAACATGGAAGACATAGTGTAGGGAAGACCTCCGTCAGTGAAGGTGTCACCGGAGGCACAGTCGACGCCGAAAACAGCGCAAATTTCACCGGCACCAATCTCGGAGACATCCTCCATTTCGTTGGAGTGCATGCGGACGATACGGGGAATTCGGACCTTCTTGTCAGTTCGAGAGTTGAACAGGTAGGTACCCTTGCTCAGCTTGCCCTGGTAGACGCGGATGTAGGTGAGTTGACCATAGTTGTTCTCCTCGAGCTTGAAGGCAAGACCGACAAAGGGAAGAGAGTCATAGGGAACCAGCTTAACAGTCTTCTCGCCCTGGGACTTGTCCAGACCAGTGTTCTCAATTTCAGAGGGGTTGGGCAGGTAATCGCAAACAGCGTCGAGCATAGGCTGAACACCCTTGTCGGCAAGAGCAGAGCCCATCATGACAGGAGTGAAAGTTCGGGCGATAGTAGCACGTCGGATAGCGGCCTTGATCTGAAGGTTGGTAGgctcctgctcctcaagGTACAGTTCGGCAATTTCGTCGTCGACatcagcaagcttctcaatcaGAGCCTGGCGCTTCTCCTTGGCGAATTCCTGGAGAGGACCGGGAATCTGATCGGTAACGCGAACCTTGGTACCACGGGGACCCTCGAAGTACATAGCCtgcatgttgatgagatcgacAACGCCCAAGAACTCGTCTTCGGCACCAATAGGAATCTGAATAGCGGCGGCGGGAATCTTGAGCTTCGTGTTGATCTGTTCGACTGCCTTCCAGGGGTTGGCACCCATGCGATCCATCTTGTTGACGAACGAGATTCGGGGGACATTGTAACGTTTCATTTGACGGTCGACGGTGATGGTCTGAGACTGAACGCCAGAAACAGCGCACAGAATCATGACAGCACCGTCAAGGACTCTCAGGGCTCGCTCGACTTCGATAGTGAAATCAATATGACCGGGTGTATCAATCAGGTTGAAGTGGTAGGTTTCCTCTTTGCCGTTTTCCATTTTTTTCCAGTCGGCGAAAGTAGCCGCAGACTGAATAGTGATGCCTTTTTCCCTTTCGAGTTCCATAGAGTCCATCTTGGCGCCGACGGAATCCTTTCCTCGAACCTCGTGGATCGAATTGATTCGGCCGGTGTAGAACAGGACTCGTTCACTGACTGTTGTCTTTCCACTGTCGATGTGGGCCTGTTTAGTTCTTGTTAGCAGAAGGGGGTGAAATGGTGACGGCCATTGATCATACAGCGATACCGATGTTGCGCACACGAGACAGGCGCTTGGCCTCCTCAGCGGACATGTTGGCGGCGACATACTCGGGTGTCAAACTAGCAGCGTCTTCCTGAGCTTTCTTGAGACTATCTATGATATGAGCATTGTGTTCAGCAAGCAAAAAGGGGAGCAATCGAGAACTCACGCTTCTTGCGCCGCACTGCAGCTACGCTTGGTCTGGCTGAAGGCTCGTCGACTCTCCCACGCGGGAGCAGCAGCTGATATAGTAAAAGAATGGCTACCGCAGCTTGGCTGCTGGGTGCCGAGGAGCAGACGGCAATTGAGCCATCTGGCAGCCCATGTTGCCCTCATCTTGCAATCTTGGACTTCAGCAAAGAAGTTGAGGAGAGGGTTGCCAATGATCGACGCTCCATTGGAAACTTTTTTCTTTGGTGTCGGGATTAGCAGGATGGAGGTGTAGCGCCACATGCGTACGCAGTTCTGATTCGCTCAGCGCTTAATTCTCGCCATTAATGGCACTGTAACTTGGGTATTGGAGGGTGGGCGCCTCAACCGAACGCCTCCATGCCTCGAAAGGAATGGAACAAGACAACGCCCGAACGTTCTCTTAAAGGATGTCAGCCATGCACTTGAATGCAATACATTCTCTAGtattaaagatatattttgAGTTGGTGAGAATTGAACAGGTGTCTGTCTCATTTGGGATCTACCAAGGTGCAAAACTGCCAGCCAGTCTGCTCAGGTTGAGACCTTGGGAATTTTCTCAACTCGAGATTTGGAACATGTATACGCATCATACATTTACATTTATATGTATTCTTTTAGGCTTTTTATGCCATTNNNNNNNNNNNNNNNNNNNNNNNNNNNNNNNNNNNNNNNNNNNNNNNNNNNNNNNNNNNNNNNNNNNNNNNNNNNNNNNNNNNNNNNNNNNNNNNNNNNNNNNNNNNNNNNNNNNNNNNNNNNNNNNNNNNNNNNNNNNNNNNNNNNNNNNNNNNNNNNNNNNNNNNNNNNNNNNNNNNNNNNNNNNNNNNNNNNNNNNNNNNNNNNNNNNNNNNNNNNNNNNNNNNNNNNNNNNNNNNNNNNNNNNNNNNNNNNNNNNNNNNNNNNNNNNNNNNNNNNNNNNNNNNNNNNNNNNNNNNNNNNNNNNNNNNNNNNNNNNNNNNNNNNNNNNNNNNNNNNNNNNNNNNNNNNNNNNNNNNNNNNNNNNNNNNNNNNNTCGTTTCCATTTCAGTCtgattcttgttcttgaaaaAGTCTCCTCTCCGGGAAGCCCTGGCCCCGGGGGTTTGTCGGTTGCTTTGTGCTGATTGCTTGATGCCGTTGCGGATGGGATGGTTGCCCCATAGCTCTTAAATGGGACTCGTTTGCTTTTCGTCGAATTGAAATCAGTAGCGGCAATTCCAACTTCGTTATTTACCAGATCATAGACGACATAGGCGGATCGAAGAAAGGTGTTGCCAAGTAGGTACAGATCGTTGGTGTCGTTTTGTATACCAAAGGTACATATGTTCTCGCCCTTGTAGGCGCCGGATTCAAAGACTGGCATATTGGCCGCGTCGCTGGTCATGGAAAGAACGAGCTCATCCATCCCTACACTGATGCTAGGACCGTCAGGGCCTGCGAATCCAAATGTGAAATTCCCTTGGTTCCTGCCATATGCACATGGTAGAACAGCTACCCCATAGTATGGCGACCAGACAGCACCAACTTCTTCCCAGATCTCATGAGCCAAATCTTGGGGAAGGTAGCTCAACGTGGTTCCAGAATCGAGAACGGCCTGAATAGGGAAACTATCGGAGGTAAGGACATCGCTGCCGCTGGAGCTAGTGGCGACCAGTGAGGTCAAGGCCACGACGAAGTGGTAGTAATGGCCATCCAACTTTTGAATATCGATTCGGTGCATATCGCCCACGTACTTTGCTGTGTCAACCCCTCCGAATAGAATACTGCCGGCTTTGGCGTCTAGGTCGTTGAGCCACACACTGTaggcgatggtgttgatgtaGCCTGCTTGGTACATCGCAACAGGAAGGTTGGGATAAATAACATCCGTGGTGCTGCCCGATGCCTCGTTCTTGGCGTAACCAACGCCAATCAACCCATATGAAATGTTAGTCTTAATAGCCAATCCCATGGTCAGATTGTTGATGACAGCGCCGTCCAACTCAAAGTGATCTTCAAAATAATCGCCCTTGACGTAACTGTCATCTACAAAGGTGATGCCGAACATTCCGGGCGCGACATGTTTGAATGTCTTGGACTTATCGGGGTCAACTGTCAAATTGTCAATAATGAAGCATAATACTTGTCGGGGGTGCCATCTTACAGCTTCCAAGAGGGCAACCACTTTTTCCATTCTTGTCGTCCTCGCAGATATCTGCACAGTTCCAGGGAACCCATACATCACTACTCCCGGTATCGAGCTGAAGGGTAATATTCTGAGGTGGATTGCCGATCGTGACCTCAGTAAAGTAACCTCCTTCAGATCTGTCATTACTTATGACCTCTTCATATGTCGTTTTGGCGCGACGGGCCAAATGtggttgaggatggcgaCCCTCAATGTTCCACTGGATGGTTTGGGCTTGCACAAGACCCAATGTCGAAACCAGCGAAGCACCCACAAGGGACGACTTCATTGCAGCCGCAAGGGAGAGGCAGGCAAGGGCCAGGAAGAGATGAGTTCAGGAATGGCGTTGGACGGAGTAACGCCACCCTCCTCCATAAGGTGAATAGGCGCGGGGCCAACCAACTGAGTTATAAGAATACTGTAAAATGGCAAGTGCCTTTTGTGTATGAATAGGTAGGTCAGAGAGTAAGGATTTGAGACGTAAGTTGAGTTGGGTTGAGTTGATAGGTATCAGTTTGTTTGAAGGGCGAGGTAGTGCAAAGAAGCGCTTAACAGCTAGGTTGGTTGCACTAGGACATAGGACACAGCAGGATGTCGCAAGAAACGCCAGCTAAGGAAACACAGGGTAAAAGACCCAAAGATGGGACAGATGTGGTGGAGCATGGGACAGCTGCAACTGTAAATGCAACTGATGAAAGAAGGGAATTCTGGAGAATATAAAAAGAACAAGGGTAGAAAGGAAAACGAAGTAACGAATCAGGGTTAACAATGAGTGAAAGATTGTCGATTGacaggagaagatggatgaagTGGAAGAAACGGCACGGGGGCCACGCAAGCTTGGTAACAAACGAGGAGCACACCAGACCAGACTCGGGACTTTCCCACTTGGATTACTAGTAAACTATGACCAACTCGGGAACTTGCCTCTTGACTTGAGTGCGTGCACGCTGTAGCGCCAAGATGTCTCGTTGACCCTTGCGCTAAAAAGGGTGAGTCGTCAGCGTCTCTCTGGACTGGGATGATGGGCAGAAACAAAACATAAGACGCAATGGGCTTGTGGTGGTGGCCGTTTCTGTCTCGCGCTTTCTGTCACCCCTCAGCTGCAAATCCAAGGATCTGTGGGATGATGCGCTAGGTGGGCGGGTACTAGTTAGTTGTTTGAGGCTTACGAAGCCCGGTgctaattaattattttgTCAGTTCAAGTTCCATACGATCGGAAGCTAACAATATCCGTCAGCGTCAAAATTTCTACTGCCTTATATCACTTGCTAAAGTTACCATGGATCAATTTGACTCTACACCTTGCTTCTTGTAGAAAGGTACGGCTATGACGGCGTGTTGTAATTACCGACTTGAAAATTACCAAACATCAAAACTCTTGGTATCTCTGGATAATACGAGATTTGTACATGCTCGCAGACCAAGAAGAGCTGCCAAGAAGTGATCATCATCGCTATCGAATTAGAGTGCAGACTTGGAGACTGTACCTGGCAGATCAATTAACATTCTGAAAACAAAATGGTCGATCTGTCAGTCAAAATCGTTGGATTTGGCCCTTGTCTCCTGTCGTGTAGCAATCAACACTTGCATTCTCCCACTTTCCGTGTTGCCGTGCGAGTATTTGCACAACCCGTTGAACATTACCTACCAGCTGACGACGCCGCCTTGGCCAAGTTGAGTTGTAAATGCCGCTGATCCGTGCAACTCGGGGTCACTTTATTCAATGCAGTTCGATATGAACCAAATGCGAGATTCAGTGGAAGCAATTGTGTTACCTCTGGGCTGCCTAACTATAGTAAGTTTGCGTCGATGTAAGCACCCAATCGCTTCAATCCCTCGACTAGAACATGTGTCTCACAGACATACCCCATTCTTATGTATCCCTTAAAGTCCTCGTCCTTCCCAAAGCATTTCGAACCTGCTACAAACAAGACATTGTTCTTGCTCAGCAGGTCCAAGCAGAAATCAACATCGTTTATGGGTTGGCCATTCTTGATGAAACGAACAAATGCTGTCGTACCAGCCGTGGGCTCTACCCAGGAACACACGGCTTTATAGCGTCCGATAAACTCTTTGACCAGTTTCGCATTGTTCCTCGCCAGGGTCAAGTTGCGATCAACTAAAGAAGGGAGAACTGCTGGCGATAAGGCGTATCTCGCGACCTGGTCATCGATCTGGGAAACGCTGATTGTGGTGTAGTCTCGCGCGGCCATGATGGCTGAAATGATGCACTTGTCCTTGCTCGCAATCCAGCCGACCCTAATCCCAGCCAAAGCATATCCTTTGGACATGGATCCCGTCGTGATCGTTTTTTCATAACCCAAGGACGTAGCAGGCTTCGGTATGTCAATTTGACCAGAGGCCCCGCCATGGAAGAGTGGGCGATAGACTTCGTCAGAGAATAGGATGATGCCTTTCTCCTTTGCTATTTGAGCAATGCGACCCAGTTCACTGTTATGGATAGGTGCACCGGTGGGATTATTAGGATTGTTTATGATAATCATCTAGGACAACAGTAAGTAACGATTTCTTTGTACCACTTGAAAATCTTCACCTTTGTGTTCTTTcggatgaggttgatcaGCCCATCCACGTTGGGAACGaagctctcttcttccttcagcttccATAATGAGACTTCAGCTCCAATGCTTCGCGGAACCTCATATAGCTGCTGGTATGTAGGATAGACGCAAACTACGTGATCATTTGGCCCAACGAGGCTATACAGGGCCAGGAAGTTGGCACCGATCGCACCTTGTGTAACAACAATATCTTCTGCAGCAAGTTTTGTGTCTTCGGTGCTGCACTGGGCAGCTATTCTCTCTCTTAATGCGTTGGAACCGGGGATAGGGCCGTATGTAAGTTTGAGTCTTGTATCAATGGGACCTTGTGCTTTGGGGTCTTTGCACATGCCGACCAAGTCGTCAATCGATACAGACGCAGCACACGTCTCAGCAACGTTCAGGGCCCCAGGAGTTGTCTCATACTCGTCCATCCATTGTTCAACAGCGAAAGGTGCAATTCGAACCATGTTGAGGAAACCTTAGATGTGGTCAGACTCTTATGACTGGCCGATTCCGATTCTTGTAATACTTGTTGATGGCGGTATCGGCCTTTTAAATGGTACCTACTTCATGTGAACTGATTCAATGCTGACTTCAAGGTTGGTGGACCTGACAAGCCCCACATTCACACGCCCTTCTGTCTCGAAGCGCCATTCAACGTCATAAACGCCTTTTACTTTGTCAGGTTGGGCAATTAACTATGGATTCACTGATCTATTGGGGAAATTGGTCGTGAGCCACTGTCATAGGGCTCTGTGAATACCTCGTCGAGTCTATTGTGTGCAATCATGAGGTGGTGGCAGTGGTTgctggccatgatgataAGCTGCCTGAGAGCTTCCCCGCAAAGCTTGATCGAGAACGACAGGGGTAAAATCTGGGGATAGCACCGCTAATAAAACCTCTAGGTAGCTTCCACCATATCACGGGTATCACTCACATTTGGATACCAGGTCAAGTATCGTTGTAAGCCATCTTATGATCCTCGTGCGATATCTCCAGGTCTCTCAATTCAAGTTGGTTAGAAGGTTTGTATGGCGAAAGCATCCGTGAGTAGCGTTTTCAAGCGGCCAGTATCAAAGGTCGTGGTTTATAAGGCGTCATGAGACAGTTCAATATTCGCTACGACATTTCATGTTTCAACTCGACTATAGGTCgatatatatttatagtgAGGTCAATCGAGCACTGCATGTTACATGGCCGTATCGATGTAACAGTGTCAGCATGAATGTGCATGATATGTCGTCAATCCTGTCTAAGGCAGAAGAGCGGTTTGGCGACCTGGCGTAGTTTTGGCACTACTATATGCATAATAACTGCGATCCGGGATCCGGGATACGAATATTACTACGTAGTAATTGTTCTGCCGCTATACGGTGTCTAGTCTATAAGACA contains these protein-coding regions:
- a CDS encoding homoisocitrate dehydrogenase, producing the protein MSFRTLRIGLIPGDGIGKEVIPAGRRILEALPASLGLKFDFVDLKAGFETFEQTGAALPDKTVEVLKNECDGALFGAVSSPTQAVKGYSSPIVALRKKLDLYANVRPVKTVMTAAKPIDMVIVRENTEDLYVKQEQTHETPEGKVAEAIKRISEKASFRIATMAGDIALRRQKIRDAGASSIHKSPLVTITHKSNVLSQTDGLFRATSKKALADPKFSSVAVEEQIVDSMVYKLFRQPEDYDVIVAPNLYGDILSDGAAALVGSLGLVPSANVGEGFAIGEPCHGSAPDIQGQNIANPIATLRSTALMLEFLNEEEAAAKIYAAVDGNLEEGKLLSPDLGGKATTEEVVADILRRL
- a CDS encoding elongation factor G, mitochondrial, whose translation is MWRYTSILLIPTPKKKVSNGASIIGNPLLNFFAEVQDCKMRATWAARWLNCRLLLGTQQPSCGSHSFTISAAAPAWESRRAFSQTKRSCSAAQEALKKAQEDAASLTPEYVAANMSAEEAKRLSRVRNIGIAAHIDSGKTTVSERVLFYTGRINSIHEVRGKDSVGAKMDSMELEREKGITIQSAATFADWKKMENGKEETYHFNLIDTPGHIDFTIEVERALRVLDGAVMILCAVSGVQSQTITVDRQMKRYNVPRISFVNKMDRMGANPWKAVEQINTKLKIPAAAIQIPIGAEDEFLGVVDLINMQAMYFEGPRGTKVRVTDQIPGPLQEFAKEKRQALIEKLADVDDEIAELYLEEQEPTNLQIKAAIRRATIARTFTPVMMGSALADKGVQPMLDAVCDYLPNPSEIENTGLDKSQGEKTVKLVPYDSLPFVGLAFKLEENNYGQLTYIRVYQGKLSKGTYLFNSRTDKKVRIPRIVRMHSNEMEDVSEIGAGEICAVFGVDCASGDTFTDGGLPYTMSSMFVPDAVMSLSIKPKRTGDADNFSKAMNRFQREDPTFRVHVDAESEETIISGMGELHLEVYVERLRREYKTECVTGQPRVAYRETIARRADYDYLLKRQSGGPGDFARVAGWIEPNDKPDENHYESQVVGGHIPDKFLSACAKGFDVVCEKGPLLGHKVIGAKMVVNDGATHVTDSSDYAFNLATQMAFKKAFSDAGGQVLEPLMKTTITAPNEFQGNILMLMNKRNATIHDTDIGSEDFTLICDCSLNAMFGFSSQLRAATQGKGEFSMEFSHYAPAPPHLQKELVAKYQAELEAKRTK